In Brachypodium distachyon strain Bd21 chromosome 2, Brachypodium_distachyon_v3.0, whole genome shotgun sequence, one genomic interval encodes:
- the LOC100830088 gene encoding uncharacterized protein LOC100830088 isoform X1, translating into MEEAGRDKDEAVLVRVEDFSAAKDAANVTTKPTRRYPLASWIAILALATLVGVYIFSLSLKQNGMLFGLKQTSMIEKEREKPCHRPSIPDTEIPYVHYPTPDTYSRKECACTPVRFFAILSMQRSGSGWFETLLNSHENISSNGEIFSVKERRSNITSITKTLDKLYNLDWLSSAAKNECTAAVGLKWMLNQGLMKHHQEVVEYFNRRGVSAIFLLRRNLLQRYVSILANDHDRSTKQLNGTHKAHVHHRGQADVLAQYKPTISTKSLIAELKRSDKLAADALVNFKTIRNIVLYYEDVVSNRTKLTDVLDFLKLPNIKLSSRHVKIHTKRLRDHIDNWIDVYNTLNGTQYESFLNGRR; encoded by the exons ATGGAGGAGGCAGGCAGAGATAAGGACGAGGCAGTCCTGGTGCGCGTGGAGGATTTCAGTGCAGCCAAG GATGCAGCAAATGTGACCACGAAGCCTACAAGGAGATATCCGCTCGCGTCATGGATTGCTATATTGGCCTTGGCCACCCTTGTCGGCGTATACATATTCTCGTTATCTTTGAAGCAAAATGGGATGCTTTTTGGACTGAAGCAGACCAGCATGATTGAAAAAGAAAGGGAGAAACCTTGTCACCGCCCAAGCATTCCAGATACTGAGATCCCTTATGTGCACTATCCTACACCGGATACTTATAGTAG GAAAGAATGTGCATGCACACCGGTTAGATTCTTTGCTATCTTGTCGATGCAGAGGTCCGGAAGTGGATGGTTTGAAACTTTGTTGAATAGCCATGAGAATATTAGCTCCAATGGAGAGATTTTCTCTGTCAAAGAAAGGCGTAGTAATATCACATCGATCACGAAAACACTGGATAAATTGTACAATCTGGACTGGTTAAGTAGTGCTGCAAAAAATGAATGCACAGCCGCCGTAGGGCTGAAATGGATGCTCAATCAG GGTCTAATGAAACATCATCAAGAGGTAGTAGAATACTTCAATCGAAGGGGTGTTTCTGCAATTTTCCTTTTAAGAAGAAATCTTCTGCAGCGTTATGTATCTATATTGGCAAATGATCATGATAGAAGCACCAAGCAACTAAATGGAACACACAAAGCTCATGTGCATCACAGAGGCCAG GCTGATGTTCTTGCTCAGTATAAGCCAACAATCAGCACAAAATCATTGATTGCTGAACTAAAGAGGTCTGATAAGTTGGCAGCTGATGCTTTGGTGAATTTCAAGACTATTCGGAATATTGTTCTGTACTATGAGGATGTTGTCAGCAATCGCACT aaGCTCACGGATGTGCTGGATTTTCTGAAATTGCCAAATATAAAGCTTTCCAGTCGGCATGTGAAAATCCATACTAAACGATTGCGTGATCATATTGATAATTGGATTGATGTTTATAATACTTTGAATGGGACTCAGTATGAGAGCTTCCTGAATGGCCGGAGGTGA
- the LOC100830088 gene encoding uncharacterized protein LOC100830088 isoform X2, protein MEEAGRDKDEAVLVRVEDFSAAKDAANVTTKPTRRYPLASWIAILALATLVGVYIFSLSLKQNGMLFGLKQTSMIEKEREKPCHRPSIPDTEIPYVHYPTPDTYSRKECACTPVRFFAILSMQRSGSGWFETLLNSHENISSNGEIFSVKERRSNITSITKTLDKLYNLDWLSSAAKNECTAAVGLKWMLNQGLMKHHQEVVEYFNRRGVSAIFLLRRNLLQRYVSILANDHDRSTKQLNGTHKAHVHHRGQADVLAQYKPTISTKSLIAELKRSDKLAADALVNFKTIRNIVLYYEDVVSNRTLTDVLDFLKLPNIKLSSRHVKIHTKRLRDHIDNWIDVYNTLNGTQYESFLNGRR, encoded by the exons ATGGAGGAGGCAGGCAGAGATAAGGACGAGGCAGTCCTGGTGCGCGTGGAGGATTTCAGTGCAGCCAAG GATGCAGCAAATGTGACCACGAAGCCTACAAGGAGATATCCGCTCGCGTCATGGATTGCTATATTGGCCTTGGCCACCCTTGTCGGCGTATACATATTCTCGTTATCTTTGAAGCAAAATGGGATGCTTTTTGGACTGAAGCAGACCAGCATGATTGAAAAAGAAAGGGAGAAACCTTGTCACCGCCCAAGCATTCCAGATACTGAGATCCCTTATGTGCACTATCCTACACCGGATACTTATAGTAG GAAAGAATGTGCATGCACACCGGTTAGATTCTTTGCTATCTTGTCGATGCAGAGGTCCGGAAGTGGATGGTTTGAAACTTTGTTGAATAGCCATGAGAATATTAGCTCCAATGGAGAGATTTTCTCTGTCAAAGAAAGGCGTAGTAATATCACATCGATCACGAAAACACTGGATAAATTGTACAATCTGGACTGGTTAAGTAGTGCTGCAAAAAATGAATGCACAGCCGCCGTAGGGCTGAAATGGATGCTCAATCAG GGTCTAATGAAACATCATCAAGAGGTAGTAGAATACTTCAATCGAAGGGGTGTTTCTGCAATTTTCCTTTTAAGAAGAAATCTTCTGCAGCGTTATGTATCTATATTGGCAAATGATCATGATAGAAGCACCAAGCAACTAAATGGAACACACAAAGCTCATGTGCATCACAGAGGCCAG GCTGATGTTCTTGCTCAGTATAAGCCAACAATCAGCACAAAATCATTGATTGCTGAACTAAAGAGGTCTGATAAGTTGGCAGCTGATGCTTTGGTGAATTTCAAGACTATTCGGAATATTGTTCTGTACTATGAGGATGTTGTCAGCAATCGCACT CTCACGGATGTGCTGGATTTTCTGAAATTGCCAAATATAAAGCTTTCCAGTCGGCATGTGAAAATCCATACTAAACGATTGCGTGATCATATTGATAATTGGATTGATGTTTATAATACTTTGAATGGGACTCAGTATGAGAGCTTCCTGAATGGCCGGAGGTGA
- the LOC100825085 gene encoding receptor-like serine/threonine-protein kinase SD1-8 isoform X1 — MASIDFYHHLLLSLALLLLLPTACQARDTVTPGRPLGANETLVSGGDASFVLGFFTPPGGNGTYLGVWYSKVSVRTVVWVANRERPIPGHVADNLGRATLSVSATGTLSIVNAAGNNNSRHVVVWSVTPASRLASPTAKILDNGNLVLADGNGVAAWQGFDHPTDTLLPDMKLGIDYVTGRNRTLTAWKSPSDPSPGPVVMAMDTSGDPQVFIWNGGEKVWRSGPWDGVQFTGVPDTVTYSGFTFSFVNDAREVTYSFHVHRESIISRLGLNSTGNYGLLQRSTWVESAGTWNLYWYAPKDQCDAVSPCGPNGVCDTNNLPVCSCLRGFSPRSPAAWALRDGRDGCVRTTPLDCRNGSTGAGDDGFVAVRHAKVPDTARSVVDRGLSLEQCREACLGNCSCTAYASANVVGGDRRGTGSGCVMWNSGLTDLRVYPDFGQDLFVRLAAADLGLSSKSRKGSTIIIIAVAASISALAFLLALAGFLVCARKKKRSRKTGSSKWSGSSRSNARRYEGSSHGEDLELPIFDLGTIAAATDGFSINNKLGEGGFGPVYKGKLEDGQEIAVKTLSKTSVQGLDEFKNEVMLIAKLQHRNLVRLLGYSISGQERILVYEYMENKSLDYFLFEKSNSILLDWQLRYRIVEGIARGLLYLHQDSRYRIIHRDMKASNVLLDKEMTPKISDFGLARMFGSEETEINTRKVVGTYGYMSPEYAMDGVFSVKSDVFSFGVLLLEIISGRKNRGVYSYSNHLNLLGHAWSLWNECKGIELADETMNGSFNSDEVLKCIRVGLLCVQENPDDRPLMSQVLLMLSATDPDTLPTPRQPGFAARRILTETDTTSSKPDCSIFDSSTVTILEGR; from the exons ATGGCGTCCATTGATTTttaccaccacctcctcctctcgctcgctctgctgctgctgctgcccacGGCATGCCAGGCCAGGGACACCGTCACGCCGGGCCGCCCGCTGGGCGCGAACGAGACGCTGGTCTCGGGTGGCGACGCCAGCTTCGTGCTCGGCTTCTTCACCCCGCCGGGCGGCAACGGCACCTACCTGGGCGTCTGGTACAGCAAGGTCTCCGTCCGCACGGTCGTCTGGGTCGCCAACCGCGAGCGCCCCATCCCGGGCCATGTCGCGGACAACCTCGGCCGGGCCACGCTCTCCGTGTCCGCCACCGGCACGCTCTCCATTGTTAATGCCGCGGGTAACAACAACTCGAGGCACGTCGTCGTGTGGTCGGTCACGCCGGCATCCAGGCTTGCCAGCCCCACGGCCAAGATCCTGGACAACGGCAACCTGGTGCTCGCGGACGGCAACGGCGTGGCGGCCTGGCAGGGGTTCGACCACCCGACGGACACGCTGCTCCCGGACATGAAGCTGGGGATCGACTACGTGACGGGGCGGAACAGGACGCTGACGGCATGGAAGAGCCCGTCGGACCCGTCCCCTGGCCCCGTGGTCATGGCCATGGACACGTCCGGCGACCCGCAGGTGTTCATCTGGAACGGCGGCGAGAAGGTCTGGCGGTCGGGCCCCTGGGACGGCGTCCAGTTCACGGGCGTGCCGGACACCGTCACCTACTCCGGCTTCACCTTCAGCTTCGTCAACGACGCGCGGGAAGTCACCTACAGCTTCCACGTGCACAGGGAGTCCATCATATCGAGGCTGGGCCTGAACAGCACGGGCAACTACGGGCTGCTGCAGCGGTCGACGTGGGTGGAGTCGGCGGGGACGTGGAACCTGTACTGGTACGCACCCAAGGACCAGTGCGACGCCGTGTCGCCCTGCGGCCCCAACGGCGTGTGCGACACCAATAACTTGCCCGTCTGCAGCTGCCTCCGCGGGTTCAGTCCCAGGTCGCCGGCCGCGTGGGCACTGCGGGACGGGCGGGACGGGTGCGTGCGCACGACGCCGCTCGACTGCCGGAACGGCAGCACGGGCGCGGGCGACGACGGGTTCGTCGCGGTGAGGCACGCCAAGGTGCCCGACACGGCGCGGAGCGTGGTGGACAGGGGGCTTAGCCTGGAGCAGTGCAGGGAGGCGTGCCTCGGGAACTGCTCTTGCACGGCGTACGCCAGCGCCAACGTCGTCGGTGGCGACCGCCGTGGCACGGGATCGGGATGCGTCATGTGGAACTCTGGGCTCACTGACTTGCGCGTGTACCCGGACTTTGGCCAGGACCTCTTCGTCCGCCTCGCTGCCGCCGATCTCG GTTTATCAAGCAAATCTAGGAAGGGGAGTACAATAATAATCATCGCAGTTGCCGCCAGCATCTCAGCACTGGCATTTCTTTTAGCACTTGCTGGTTTTCTCGTCTGtgcaagaaagaagaagagatcaagaAAAACAG GATCAAGTAAGTGGAGCGGTAGTTCACGCAGCAACGCCCGCCGCTATGAAGGAAGCAGTCACGGTGAAGATCTGGAACTGCCAATATTTGATCTCGGGACAATTGCAGCTGCCACTGATGGCTTCTCGATCAATAATAAGCTTGGCGAGGGTGGCTTTGGACCAGTATATAAG GGTAAGCTCGAGGATGGACAAGAAATAGCTGTTAAAACACTTTCAAAAACATCCGTACAGGGTCTCGATGAGTTCAAGAATGAGGTTATGCTGATAGCTAAACTCCAGCATAGGAACCTCGTTCGGCTTCTTGGCTACAGCATCAGTGGACAAGAAAGGATACTTGTGTATGAATACATGGAAAACAAGAGCCTGGACTACTTTCTATTCG AAAAATCCAACAGTATCCTACTTGATTGGCAACTGCGATACCGTATCGTAGAAGGCATTGCTCGAGGATTACTGTATCTCCACCAGGACTCAAGATACAGAATCATCCATAGAGATATGAAGGCTAGTAATGTTCTTCTAGACAAAGAGATGACTCCCAAAATTTCTGACTTCGGCTTGGCAAGGATGTTTGGCAGTGAAGAGACAGAGATCAACACACGAAAAGTGGTCGGCACATA TGGCTATATGTCTCCCGAGTATGCAATGGATGGAGTCTTCTCAGTCAAATCAGATGTATTTAGTTTTGGAGTATTATTGCTGGAAATAATTAGTGGTAGGAAAAACAGAGGGGTGTATTCCTACTCAAATCATCTAAATCTTCTAGGACAT GCATGGAGCTTATGGAATGAATGCAAAGGCATAGAGTTAGCAGATGAAACCATGAACGGTTCTTTCAACTCAGATGAGGTACTCAAATGCATCAGAGTGGGACTCCTGTGTGTGCAAGAGAACCCAGATGACCGTCCATTGATGTCTCAGGTGCTTCTGATGTTGTCTGCCACAGATCCTGACACACTGCCAACTCCTAGGCAGCCTGGCTTTGCAGCTAGAAGAATTCTAACGGAAACAGACACAACATCAAGCAAGCCAGACTGCAGCATATTTGACAGCTCCACAGTTACTATACTTGAAGGTCGATAA
- the LOC100825085 gene encoding G-type lectin S-receptor-like serine/threonine-protein kinase At4g03230 isoform X4 has product MSPEYAMDGVFSVKSDVFSFGVLLLEIISGRKNRGVYSYSNHLNLLGHAWSLWNECKGIELADETMNGSFNSDEVLKCIRVGLLCVQENPDDRPLMSQVLLMLSATDPDTLPTPRQPGFAARRILTETDTTSSKPDCSIFDSSTVTILEGR; this is encoded by the exons ATGTCTCCCGAGTATGCAATGGATGGAGTCTTCTCAGTCAAATCAGATGTATTTAGTTTTGGAGTATTATTGCTGGAAATAATTAGTGGTAGGAAAAACAGAGGGGTGTATTCCTACTCAAATCATCTAAATCTTCTAGGACAT GCATGGAGCTTATGGAATGAATGCAAAGGCATAGAGTTAGCAGATGAAACCATGAACGGTTCTTTCAACTCAGATGAGGTACTCAAATGCATCAGAGTGGGACTCCTGTGTGTGCAAGAGAACCCAGATGACCGTCCATTGATGTCTCAGGTGCTTCTGATGTTGTCTGCCACAGATCCTGACACACTGCCAACTCCTAGGCAGCCTGGCTTTGCAGCTAGAAGAATTCTAACGGAAACAGACACAACATCAAGCAAGCCAGACTGCAGCATATTTGACAGCTCCACAGTTACTATACTTGAAGGTCGATAA
- the LOC100825085 gene encoding receptor-like serine/threonine-protein kinase SD1-8 isoform X3 encodes MASIDFYHHLLLSLALLLLLPTACQARDTVTPGRPLGANETLVSGGDASFVLGFFTPPGGNGTYLGVWYSKVSVRTVVWVANRERPIPGHVADNLGRATLSVSATGTLSIVNAAGNNNSRHVVVWSVTPASRLASPTAKILDNGNLVLADGNGVAAWQGFDHPTDTLLPDMKLGIDYVTGRNRTLTAWKSPSDPSPGPVVMAMDTSGDPQVFIWNGGEKVWRSGPWDGVQFTGVPDTVTYSGFTFSFVNDAREVTYSFHVHRESIISRLGLNSTGNYGLLQRSTWVESAGTWNLYWYAPKDQCDAVSPCGPNGVCDTNNLPVCSCLRGFSPRSPAAWALRDGRDGCVRTTPLDCRNGSTGAGDDGFVAVRHAKVPDTARSVVDRGLSLEQCREACLGNCSCTAYASANVVGGDRRGTGSGCVMWNSGLTDLRVYPDFGQDLFVRLAAADLGLSSKSRKGSTIIIIAVAASISALAFLLALAGFLVCARKKKRSRKTGSSKWSGSSRSNARRYEGSSHGEDLELPIFDLGTIAAATDGFSINNKLGEGGFGPVYKGKLEDGQEIAVKTLSKTSVQGLDEFKNEVMLIAKLQHRNLVRLLGYSISGQERILVYEYMENKSLDYFLFEKSNSILLDWQLRYRIVEGIARGLLYLHQDSRYRIIHRDMKASNVLLDKEMTPKISDFGLARMFGSEETEINTRKVVGT; translated from the exons ATGGCGTCCATTGATTTttaccaccacctcctcctctcgctcgctctgctgctgctgctgcccacGGCATGCCAGGCCAGGGACACCGTCACGCCGGGCCGCCCGCTGGGCGCGAACGAGACGCTGGTCTCGGGTGGCGACGCCAGCTTCGTGCTCGGCTTCTTCACCCCGCCGGGCGGCAACGGCACCTACCTGGGCGTCTGGTACAGCAAGGTCTCCGTCCGCACGGTCGTCTGGGTCGCCAACCGCGAGCGCCCCATCCCGGGCCATGTCGCGGACAACCTCGGCCGGGCCACGCTCTCCGTGTCCGCCACCGGCACGCTCTCCATTGTTAATGCCGCGGGTAACAACAACTCGAGGCACGTCGTCGTGTGGTCGGTCACGCCGGCATCCAGGCTTGCCAGCCCCACGGCCAAGATCCTGGACAACGGCAACCTGGTGCTCGCGGACGGCAACGGCGTGGCGGCCTGGCAGGGGTTCGACCACCCGACGGACACGCTGCTCCCGGACATGAAGCTGGGGATCGACTACGTGACGGGGCGGAACAGGACGCTGACGGCATGGAAGAGCCCGTCGGACCCGTCCCCTGGCCCCGTGGTCATGGCCATGGACACGTCCGGCGACCCGCAGGTGTTCATCTGGAACGGCGGCGAGAAGGTCTGGCGGTCGGGCCCCTGGGACGGCGTCCAGTTCACGGGCGTGCCGGACACCGTCACCTACTCCGGCTTCACCTTCAGCTTCGTCAACGACGCGCGGGAAGTCACCTACAGCTTCCACGTGCACAGGGAGTCCATCATATCGAGGCTGGGCCTGAACAGCACGGGCAACTACGGGCTGCTGCAGCGGTCGACGTGGGTGGAGTCGGCGGGGACGTGGAACCTGTACTGGTACGCACCCAAGGACCAGTGCGACGCCGTGTCGCCCTGCGGCCCCAACGGCGTGTGCGACACCAATAACTTGCCCGTCTGCAGCTGCCTCCGCGGGTTCAGTCCCAGGTCGCCGGCCGCGTGGGCACTGCGGGACGGGCGGGACGGGTGCGTGCGCACGACGCCGCTCGACTGCCGGAACGGCAGCACGGGCGCGGGCGACGACGGGTTCGTCGCGGTGAGGCACGCCAAGGTGCCCGACACGGCGCGGAGCGTGGTGGACAGGGGGCTTAGCCTGGAGCAGTGCAGGGAGGCGTGCCTCGGGAACTGCTCTTGCACGGCGTACGCCAGCGCCAACGTCGTCGGTGGCGACCGCCGTGGCACGGGATCGGGATGCGTCATGTGGAACTCTGGGCTCACTGACTTGCGCGTGTACCCGGACTTTGGCCAGGACCTCTTCGTCCGCCTCGCTGCCGCCGATCTCG GTTTATCAAGCAAATCTAGGAAGGGGAGTACAATAATAATCATCGCAGTTGCCGCCAGCATCTCAGCACTGGCATTTCTTTTAGCACTTGCTGGTTTTCTCGTCTGtgcaagaaagaagaagagatcaagaAAAACAG GATCAAGTAAGTGGAGCGGTAGTTCACGCAGCAACGCCCGCCGCTATGAAGGAAGCAGTCACGGTGAAGATCTGGAACTGCCAATATTTGATCTCGGGACAATTGCAGCTGCCACTGATGGCTTCTCGATCAATAATAAGCTTGGCGAGGGTGGCTTTGGACCAGTATATAAG GGTAAGCTCGAGGATGGACAAGAAATAGCTGTTAAAACACTTTCAAAAACATCCGTACAGGGTCTCGATGAGTTCAAGAATGAGGTTATGCTGATAGCTAAACTCCAGCATAGGAACCTCGTTCGGCTTCTTGGCTACAGCATCAGTGGACAAGAAAGGATACTTGTGTATGAATACATGGAAAACAAGAGCCTGGACTACTTTCTATTCG AAAAATCCAACAGTATCCTACTTGATTGGCAACTGCGATACCGTATCGTAGAAGGCATTGCTCGAGGATTACTGTATCTCCACCAGGACTCAAGATACAGAATCATCCATAGAGATATGAAGGCTAGTAATGTTCTTCTAGACAAAGAGATGACTCCCAAAATTTCTGACTTCGGCTTGGCAAGGATGTTTGGCAGTGAAGAGACAGAGATCAACACACGAAAAGTGGTCGGCACATA G
- the LOC100825085 gene encoding receptor-like serine/threonine-protein kinase SD1-8 isoform X2, with amino-acid sequence MASIDFYHHLLLSLALLLLLPTACQARDTVTPGRPLGANETLVSGGDASFVLGFFTPPGGNGTYLGVWYSKVSVRTVVWVANRERPIPGHVADNLGRATLSVSATGTLSIVNAAGNNNSRHVVVWSVTPASRLASPTAKILDNGNLVLADGNGVAAWQGFDHPTDTLLPDMKLGIDYVTGRNRTLTAWKSPSDPSPGPVVMAMDTSGDPQVFIWNGGEKVWRSGPWDGVQFTGVPDTVTYSGFTFSFVNDAREVTYSFHVHRESIISRLGLNSTGNYGLLQRSTWVESAGTWNLYWYAPKDQCDAVSPCGPNGVCDTNNLPVCSCLRGFSPRSPAAWALRDGRDGCVRTTPLDCRNGSTGAGDDGFVAVRHAKVPDTARSVVDRGLSLEQCREACLGNCSCTAYASANVVGGDRRGTGSGCVMWNSGLTDLRVYPDFGQDLFVRLAAADLGLSSKSRKGSTIIIIAVAASISALAFLLALAGFLVCARKKKRSRKTGSSKWSGSSRSNARRYEGSSHGEDLELPIFDLGTIAAATDGFSINNKLGEGGFGPVYKGKLEDGQEIAVKTLSKTSVQGLDEFKNEVMLIAKLQHRNLVRLLGYSISGQERILVYEYMENKSLDYFLFEKSNSILLDWQLRYRIVEGIARGLLYLHQDSRYRIIHRDMKASNVLLDKEMTPKISDFGLARMFGSEETEINTRKVVGT; translated from the exons ATGGCGTCCATTGATTTttaccaccacctcctcctctcgctcgctctgctgctgctgctgcccacGGCATGCCAGGCCAGGGACACCGTCACGCCGGGCCGCCCGCTGGGCGCGAACGAGACGCTGGTCTCGGGTGGCGACGCCAGCTTCGTGCTCGGCTTCTTCACCCCGCCGGGCGGCAACGGCACCTACCTGGGCGTCTGGTACAGCAAGGTCTCCGTCCGCACGGTCGTCTGGGTCGCCAACCGCGAGCGCCCCATCCCGGGCCATGTCGCGGACAACCTCGGCCGGGCCACGCTCTCCGTGTCCGCCACCGGCACGCTCTCCATTGTTAATGCCGCGGGTAACAACAACTCGAGGCACGTCGTCGTGTGGTCGGTCACGCCGGCATCCAGGCTTGCCAGCCCCACGGCCAAGATCCTGGACAACGGCAACCTGGTGCTCGCGGACGGCAACGGCGTGGCGGCCTGGCAGGGGTTCGACCACCCGACGGACACGCTGCTCCCGGACATGAAGCTGGGGATCGACTACGTGACGGGGCGGAACAGGACGCTGACGGCATGGAAGAGCCCGTCGGACCCGTCCCCTGGCCCCGTGGTCATGGCCATGGACACGTCCGGCGACCCGCAGGTGTTCATCTGGAACGGCGGCGAGAAGGTCTGGCGGTCGGGCCCCTGGGACGGCGTCCAGTTCACGGGCGTGCCGGACACCGTCACCTACTCCGGCTTCACCTTCAGCTTCGTCAACGACGCGCGGGAAGTCACCTACAGCTTCCACGTGCACAGGGAGTCCATCATATCGAGGCTGGGCCTGAACAGCACGGGCAACTACGGGCTGCTGCAGCGGTCGACGTGGGTGGAGTCGGCGGGGACGTGGAACCTGTACTGGTACGCACCCAAGGACCAGTGCGACGCCGTGTCGCCCTGCGGCCCCAACGGCGTGTGCGACACCAATAACTTGCCCGTCTGCAGCTGCCTCCGCGGGTTCAGTCCCAGGTCGCCGGCCGCGTGGGCACTGCGGGACGGGCGGGACGGGTGCGTGCGCACGACGCCGCTCGACTGCCGGAACGGCAGCACGGGCGCGGGCGACGACGGGTTCGTCGCGGTGAGGCACGCCAAGGTGCCCGACACGGCGCGGAGCGTGGTGGACAGGGGGCTTAGCCTGGAGCAGTGCAGGGAGGCGTGCCTCGGGAACTGCTCTTGCACGGCGTACGCCAGCGCCAACGTCGTCGGTGGCGACCGCCGTGGCACGGGATCGGGATGCGTCATGTGGAACTCTGGGCTCACTGACTTGCGCGTGTACCCGGACTTTGGCCAGGACCTCTTCGTCCGCCTCGCTGCCGCCGATCTCG GTTTATCAAGCAAATCTAGGAAGGGGAGTACAATAATAATCATCGCAGTTGCCGCCAGCATCTCAGCACTGGCATTTCTTTTAGCACTTGCTGGTTTTCTCGTCTGtgcaagaaagaagaagagatcaagaAAAACAG GATCAAGTAAGTGGAGCGGTAGTTCACGCAGCAACGCCCGCCGCTATGAAGGAAGCAGTCACGGTGAAGATCTGGAACTGCCAATATTTGATCTCGGGACAATTGCAGCTGCCACTGATGGCTTCTCGATCAATAATAAGCTTGGCGAGGGTGGCTTTGGACCAGTATATAAG GGTAAGCTCGAGGATGGACAAGAAATAGCTGTTAAAACACTTTCAAAAACATCCGTACAGGGTCTCGATGAGTTCAAGAATGAGGTTATGCTGATAGCTAAACTCCAGCATAGGAACCTCGTTCGGCTTCTTGGCTACAGCATCAGTGGACAAGAAAGGATACTTGTGTATGAATACATGGAAAACAAGAGCCTGGACTACTTTCTATTCG AAAAATCCAACAGTATCCTACTTGATTGGCAACTGCGATACCGTATCGTAGAAGGCATTGCTCGAGGATTACTGTATCTCCACCAGGACTCAAGATACAGAATCATCCATAGAGATATGAAGGCTAGTAATGTTCTTCTAGACAAAGAGATGACTCCCAAAATTTCTGACTTCGGCTTGGCAAGGATGTTTGGCAGTGAAGAGACAGAGATCAACACACGAAAAGTGGTCGGCACATAG